In one Bartonella grahamii subsp. shimonis genomic region, the following are encoded:
- a CDS encoding DUF6421 family protein, whose amino-acid sequence MKKSEALLSIVNLVDKFRMRQERDGNIKEPTSADRNMINELITLLNHHANILDGLSPKLLATISDDLHQWMLSGLTTPPQFDNTLAVFKAPLPDAPLFFLAPMRATNGPDPEGFLLELVTGYRHETAYLADASKYTNNYVSPFQCIKMGIASRGFLEGNCIVLFSESVAAAKKIDKQAFALFFFSKFFDIYNKQTIVEAERLLGRDSKFLFGQLHSRNLSKEDIYDARCLWGYYHDYAHHTGPRPLDKNLYIKLNWFTGLLEETKVDLITVRIMLQNHPKFWKEITEFILLKRIFRYPKGSDQHMTFDAGTGILLFEILTRNKALMETNQGYLQFDLERLEEVITLMIADIETLEALDDDAYLAGAKDYIQNNLGKPETSKLRFNFSTSYYAQRVIGGLNH is encoded by the coding sequence ATGAAAAAATCTGAAGCGCTTCTTTCCATTGTTAACTTAGTTGACAAATTCCGTATGCGCCAAGAACGAGATGGGAACATTAAAGAACCAACTTCAGCAGATCGTAATATGATCAATGAATTGATCACTCTGCTGAACCACCATGCCAATATTCTTGATGGATTATCTCCAAAACTTTTAGCGACCATTTCTGATGATCTTCATCAGTGGATGCTCAGCGGTTTAACAACCCCTCCTCAATTTGATAACACTTTGGCTGTTTTCAAAGCCCCATTACCAGATGCTCCCTTGTTTTTCTTGGCTCCAATGCGTGCAACGAATGGACCTGATCCAGAAGGATTCCTGCTGGAATTAGTTACAGGATATCGTCATGAAACGGCCTATCTTGCTGACGCCTCAAAATATACAAATAATTATGTATCACCATTTCAATGTATAAAAATGGGAATAGCGTCAAGAGGGTTTTTAGAAGGCAATTGCATTGTACTATTTTCAGAATCTGTAGCGGCTGCTAAAAAAATTGATAAGCAAGCATTTGCTTTGTTTTTTTTCAGTAAATTCTTTGATATTTACAACAAGCAAACAATTGTGGAAGCTGAACGTTTACTCGGTCGAGATAGTAAATTCCTGTTCGGTCAATTGCATAGTCGTAACTTATCTAAAGAAGATATTTACGATGCTCGCTGTTTGTGGGGCTATTACCATGACTATGCACATCATACCGGACCGCGGCCATTAGATAAAAATCTATATATCAAATTAAATTGGTTTACAGGTCTTCTAGAAGAAACTAAAGTTGATTTAATTACAGTGCGTATTATGCTACAAAATCATCCAAAATTTTGGAAAGAAATAACTGAATTTATCCTATTAAAACGCATATTCCGTTATCCAAAAGGTTCTGATCAGCATATGACATTCGATGCTGGTACAGGTATCTTGCTTTTTGAAATATTGACGCGGAACAAAGCATTGATGGAAACAAATCAAGGTTATCTTCAATTTGATTTGGAGCGTCTTGAAGAAGTAATAACATTGATGATAGCGGATATAGAAACACTTGAAGCATTAGATGATGACGCTTATTTGGCAGGAGCTAAAGATTATATCCAAAATAATCTTGGAAAACCCGAAACCTCAAAGTTACGATTTAATTTTTCAACATCATATTATGCACAACGCGTTATTGGGGGATTAAATCATTGA
- a CDS encoding DMT family transporter — MSWLLSKNLVSNIPVMHAVGLRLFATAATLWLIAVFREKAVFRSLPLLSMIPSFLILSVLGFSLYFVCSFGALKSLKASDLTMVLATIPGITYILGALTNSLTFSWLKLTGMIIVSVAAIAFNINSAEGGYYSLIGIALALTAALSYSAYGLLSKRYLKNLPLLTSLAWITTISAASFIPLFIFDPAPLLYLKLEDIFKILILGTVCSAPVYVLYQKVLAEGGVLYANTIGVLAPFATVACEWIIGSSPSLNIIKIIAMMMAVIGMTLLFIDASKVSTWQQKRHSQNSKFNEEPK, encoded by the coding sequence ATAAGTTGGTTATTATCTAAGAATTTGGTTAGCAATATACCCGTCATGCATGCGGTTGGACTTAGGTTGTTTGCCACCGCTGCCACCTTATGGCTGATTGCAGTATTTCGTGAGAAAGCTGTTTTCAGATCCCTACCATTACTTTCCATGATACCTTCTTTTTTAATTCTATCGGTGTTAGGATTCTCGTTATATTTTGTATGCAGCTTTGGTGCATTAAAATCACTCAAAGCCAGTGATTTAACTATGGTGCTTGCTACTATTCCAGGTATTACCTACATATTGGGTGCACTGACGAATAGCCTTACGTTCTCATGGTTAAAACTTACCGGTATGATCATTGTCAGTGTAGCGGCTATAGCATTTAATATAAACAGTGCAGAGGGTGGATATTACAGCCTAATAGGAATAGCCCTTGCTTTAACAGCAGCGCTTTCTTACTCTGCTTATGGTTTATTGTCTAAACGTTATCTTAAAAATTTACCTTTGCTCACCTCACTGGCTTGGATCACGACAATTTCTGCAGCATCATTTATACCATTATTTATTTTTGATCCTGCCCCACTCTTATATCTTAAGTTAGAAGATATATTTAAAATATTGATTTTAGGAACTGTTTGCTCGGCACCCGTTTACGTATTATATCAAAAAGTTTTAGCCGAAGGAGGCGTATTATACGCCAATACTATCGGCGTATTAGCTCCTTTTGCAACGGTTGCATGTGAATGGATAATCGGCTCTAGCCCTTCTCTTAATATTATCAAAATAATTGCCATGATGATGGCTGTTATAGGGATGACACTACTATTTATAGATGCATCAAAGGTATCTACATGGCAACAGAAACGTCATTCTCAAAATTCCAAATTTAATGAGGAACCAAAATGA
- a CDS encoding ATP-grasp domain-containing protein — protein MKKLALVCQRNAKLPFIFEAAQAANIELVMIYDTAESAPTQHPEAVTSTWQLPVFDNPEAALDTFAAGVKERNIRGVMTLREEAILWTALAAKKINTPSIEPEVAALTRNKYLMRQAFAKAGLRTPKFFYIDNPEDLSQIQALDYPLVIKPVSGWASAGVMLAKNSAELPDLIKAVWNVQHKDMARFNDRNKPVGLVVEQYLPGKEFVVECFVDTAGVHVLSVGDKGSPEGPWFEETIYRQRCDIDDPLIIALCKTACSGVKALGINMGAAHVELRLDANNLPYIIEIGARIGGSGVSHFIVEQGTGISFAKLCMNAALAEPNPNLPDILPAKKVAANYIIPLHGHGRFSGFLGLDKVAQQPQTARTIIFFETNHISPPPPAFGGYPGFIFSVHNSNEEARNYHKWLDDTLSILWKHHVYQ, from the coding sequence ATGAAAAAACTCGCGTTAGTTTGCCAGCGCAATGCAAAATTACCATTTATATTTGAAGCAGCACAAGCAGCTAATATCGAATTAGTCATGATCTATGATACCGCTGAAAGTGCTCCCACTCAACACCCCGAAGCAGTAACTTCAACTTGGCAACTTCCTGTTTTTGATAATCCAGAGGCAGCTTTAGATACTTTTGCAGCAGGTGTAAAAGAACGCAATATTCGTGGGGTTATGACCCTTCGCGAAGAAGCCATTCTGTGGACAGCTTTGGCTGCAAAAAAAATCAATACTCCAAGTATTGAACCAGAAGTAGCAGCATTAACCAGAAACAAATATCTCATGCGTCAAGCTTTTGCTAAAGCAGGCTTAAGAACACCAAAATTCTTTTATATAGATAATCCAGAAGACCTATCACAAATACAAGCCTTGGATTATCCGCTCGTTATTAAACCCGTCTCTGGATGGGCCAGTGCAGGCGTAATGTTAGCTAAAAACTCCGCCGAACTTCCTGATCTCATTAAAGCCGTATGGAATGTTCAGCATAAAGACATGGCACGTTTTAATGATAGAAATAAACCTGTAGGTTTAGTCGTAGAACAGTATTTGCCAGGAAAAGAGTTTGTCGTAGAATGCTTTGTTGATACAGCAGGTGTACATGTTCTGTCCGTTGGAGACAAGGGAAGCCCCGAGGGACCATGGTTTGAAGAAACAATTTATCGTCAACGCTGTGATATAGATGATCCTTTAATTATTGCTTTATGTAAAACTGCATGCTCTGGAGTTAAAGCTCTTGGCATAAACATGGGTGCTGCCCATGTGGAGCTACGCCTAGATGCTAATAATTTACCTTATATAATTGAGATCGGCGCTCGTATAGGTGGATCGGGTGTCTCCCATTTTATTGTTGAGCAAGGTACAGGGATTTCATTTGCAAAACTCTGTATGAATGCCGCTTTAGCTGAACCAAACCCAAACCTTCCCGATATACTCCCAGCTAAAAAAGTGGCTGCAAATTACATTATTCCTCTTCATGGTCATGGACGGTTTTCTGGATTTTTAGGTCTAGATAAGGTTGCACAGCAGCCTCAAACCGCCAGAACTATCATTTTCTTTGAAACCAATCATATTTCACCACCTCCACCAGCATTTGGTGGATATCCTGGTTTTATTTTCTCTGTTCATAACTCAAACGAAGAAGCACGCAATTACCATAAATGGCTCGATGATACCTTAAGCATCCTATGGAAACACCATGTTTATCAATAG
- a CDS encoding autotransporter outer membrane beta-barrel domain-containing protein, with protein MIIKVSNNHLYSCVFTVAIFSLLLNINIEAHSHSSVSLLCDENKLPYKCSDGVKHTISDKVYKFTAPVKEKNGEGSSLMLPAAIVVQEPNTVIQAMRVEVEATAGIEDIYGVVVSRGGRIVLSDSAFKNVSIGLKADSGMIEVNHGTIEASQIAAYAEKQGASVTLMNTKIKVEGLGIGQESALFVRDDAGIRMKSGFIDVNDAAALYVGRGGSATLDGVTITSKRQKTKDNENTNEKIAHTVFNVKHQGSVHLKNTNIISTDVHVLTVGQDSNTLSNNGREGNILISRVNIENSTIKAIGNKHGMYFEGDGENDAYEQGLVFLKRTTFEVPDGTAIRSNNSRSYIAVTEGTKIFGDLLLTVEKGGTVAILADSSSLIGGTRVADDSIAELYLTGGSKWLLTKRREIDLQVANRTSSSISFVKVSDSFIAFETPMFQEYQTLYIGKGEKEVYSAQDRADIYLNTHLSSDGLLDNKKTDRLLIHGDVSGKTTVYVQFVAGNQGEIATGENAHSISLIQVSGKAAEDSFQLNRAYIALEGLPYQYYLHAYGPDSALGNAQTSQRLVEGNGDFWDFRLESKYIQPALGTSVIPHSELKVREVVPQVPTYLLLPNALFHIGHMDIRNQQKKLQATQSIPRKLLKVEGNFALSVHGYGGSYRYVSDLSTLKYGYDGNVDYNAIETDILFKTIESAYSTISFGIMGTYGKLSLQPRNVEQSQKSEFNKWSFTTYGSVKHNTDFYVDGLLSYGLFKGDVLTHAWGKTATLKANPLNVSFSAGKVFMTGHEDLIFDPQLQLIYQHLRFDKARDIDGFDIEMKKIDQWLMRIGGYLSKTFTVPEKDRIICFYGNIHLAHRFGEKQFVHLKDVFQLGAFGSSLETGLGINAQFSSKVTLHSDVSYQHKLTKAGFSGVHFSGGLRYHF; from the coding sequence ATGATAATCAAGGTATCTAACAATCATTTGTATTCGTGCGTTTTTACAGTAGCTATTTTTTCTCTTTTGTTAAATATAAATATTGAGGCGCATTCTCATTCATCTGTATCACTGTTATGTGACGAAAACAAATTGCCTTATAAATGCAGTGATGGTGTAAAACATACAATTAGTGATAAAGTATATAAATTCACGGCACCTGTTAAAGAAAAGAATGGGGAGGGTAGTTCTCTCATGTTGCCTGCTGCTATAGTAGTACAGGAGCCAAATACAGTTATTCAGGCAATGCGTGTAGAGGTTGAAGCTACTGCGGGTATAGAAGATATTTATGGTGTTGTTGTATCACGAGGGGGAAGAATTGTTTTGAGTGATTCAGCTTTTAAAAATGTGTCAATAGGTCTTAAAGCTGATAGTGGAATGATTGAAGTTAATCATGGAACAATTGAGGCTTCTCAGATTGCAGCTTATGCAGAGAAGCAAGGAGCATCTGTTACGTTAATGAATACAAAAATTAAAGTGGAAGGTTTGGGTATCGGCCAAGAGAGTGCTCTTTTTGTTAGAGATGATGCGGGTATTCGGATGAAAAGTGGATTTATTGATGTGAATGATGCTGCTGCGCTTTATGTGGGGAGAGGGGGGAGTGCGACTTTGGATGGTGTTACCATTACTTCAAAACGTCAAAAAACAAAAGACAATGAAAATACCAATGAAAAAATTGCACATACAGTTTTCAATGTAAAACATCAGGGCTCTGTTCATTTAAAAAATACTAATATTATTTCTACGGATGTTCACGTTTTAACAGTTGGACAAGATTCTAACACACTATCCAATAACGGCAGGGAAGGAAATATTTTAATTTCGCGGGTTAATATTGAAAATTCAACAATTAAAGCAATAGGGAACAAACATGGTATGTATTTTGAGGGGGACGGGGAGAATGATGCGTATGAACAGGGACTTGTCTTTTTAAAAAGAACGACTTTTGAGGTTCCAGATGGGACAGCTATTCGTAGTAATAATAGTCGTAGTTATATTGCCGTAACAGAAGGTACAAAAATTTTTGGTGACTTATTATTAACAGTTGAAAAGGGTGGGACTGTAGCGATTTTGGCTGATTCTTCTTCATTGATAGGAGGGACTCGTGTTGCCGATGATTCTATTGCTGAGCTTTATTTGACAGGGGGATCAAAATGGCTTTTGACAAAAAGAAGAGAGATAGATTTGCAAGTTGCAAACCGTACAAGTTCGTCTATTTCATTTGTGAAAGTTTCTGATAGTTTTATTGCTTTTGAAACTCCAATGTTTCAGGAGTATCAGACACTTTATATCGGGAAGGGAGAGAAAGAAGTTTATAGTGCGCAAGATAGGGCAGATATTTATCTCAATACGCATCTCAGTAGTGATGGTTTGCTCGATAATAAAAAGACTGATCGACTTTTGATACATGGTGATGTTTCTGGAAAAACGACAGTTTATGTGCAATTTGTTGCAGGAAATCAGGGCGAGATAGCGACCGGTGAAAATGCTCATAGTATTTCACTTATTCAGGTTTCTGGAAAAGCGGCAGAGGATTCTTTTCAGTTAAATCGTGCTTATATTGCATTAGAGGGTTTGCCTTACCAATATTATCTTCATGCTTATGGCCCAGATTCTGCTCTTGGAAATGCGCAAACTTCTCAAAGATTGGTTGAAGGAAATGGAGATTTTTGGGATTTTCGCCTTGAAAGTAAGTATATTCAGCCTGCTTTGGGGACGTCTGTTATCCCTCATTCTGAGTTAAAGGTCAGAGAGGTTGTTCCACAAGTTCCAACCTATCTTTTATTACCAAATGCTTTGTTTCATATTGGACACATGGATATCCGTAATCAACAAAAGAAGTTGCAAGCTACGCAGTCTATTCCTCGCAAATTACTAAAAGTTGAAGGGAATTTTGCTTTATCTGTCCACGGTTATGGTGGGAGTTATCGTTATGTCTCAGATCTTTCTACACTTAAATATGGGTACGATGGTAATGTTGATTATAACGCTATAGAAACAGACATTTTGTTCAAAACAATAGAGAGCGCATATAGTACGATATCTTTTGGGATTATGGGAACCTATGGAAAGCTTTCCTTACAACCTCGTAACGTGGAACAAAGCCAGAAGAGTGAATTTAATAAATGGTCATTTACGACATACGGAAGTGTGAAACACAACACTGATTTTTATGTAGATGGTCTTTTATCTTATGGTTTGTTTAAAGGGGATGTGCTTACCCATGCTTGGGGTAAGACAGCGACATTGAAAGCAAATCCTTTGAACGTTTCGTTTTCTGCTGGTAAAGTGTTTATGACAGGACATGAAGATCTTATTTTTGATCCCCAGCTTCAGCTTATTTATCAACATCTTCGATTTGATAAGGCTCGTGATATTGATGGATTTGATATTGAGATGAAAAAAATAGATCAATGGTTGATGCGTATTGGAGGGTATTTAAGTAAAACATTTACAGTACCTGAAAAGGATCGTATCATTTGTTTTTATGGCAATATTCATCTTGCACATCGTTTTGGTGAAAAACAATTTGTTCATCTAAAGGATGTTTTCCAGTTGGGTGCTTTTGGTTCTTCTTTAGAAACAGGTTTGGGTATTAATGCGCAATTTTCTTCTAAAGTTACACTCCACAGTGATGTTAGCTATCAGCATAAGCTAACCAAGGCTGGTTTTTCTGGAGTTCATTTTTCTGGTGGTTTGCGCTATCATTTTTAA
- a CDS encoding hemagglutinin repeat-containing protein, with translation MGVQGDATITASHLISDQDINVMGKSVIIVGMTDYHSGHSQTHEIGFGVSSGKNFVSLYGSKSKIENKESFEHQGSSLNADCNINITLKKKDVSVVDSDLAGEDINLSVARDVNVFVGHNNHSSSTQEERTGFGFQFEKSSSGASVGVGVVSAKDTGDQ, from the coding sequence ATGGGTGTACAAGGAGATGCTACGATTACTGCTTCTCATTTGATTTCCGATCAAGATATCAATGTAATGGGAAAAAGTGTGATAATTGTTGGCATGACAGACTATCATAGCGGCCATTCACAGACGCATGAAATAGGTTTTGGTGTGAGTTCAGGCAAAAATTTTGTTTCGTTATACGGGAGTAAATCAAAGATAGAAAATAAAGAGAGTTTTGAACATCAAGGCTCTTCTCTCAATGCTGATTGTAATATCAACATCACGCTCAAGAAAAAAGATGTGAGCGTAGTAGATTCTGATCTTGCGGGGGAGGATATTAACCTTTCAGTAGCGCGTGATGTCAATGTGTTTGTGGGGCATAATAATCATAGCTCAAGTACACAGGAAGAGCGCACAGGCTTTGGCTTTCAGTTTGAAAAGAGCAGCAGCGGTGCTTCTGTTGGTGTTGGAGTTGTGAGTGCGAAAGACACTGGCGATCAATAG
- a CDS encoding amino acid permease, protein MARNELKRGMSKRQVIFLALGSAIGTGLFYGSAQAIKLAGPSVLIAYCISGLAIFMVMRALGEMILHNPLPGSFARYAANYISPLAGFLTGWTYVFEMILVGLADITAFATYMGFWYPDVAPWVWAFSITLIITGINLAAVEVYGELEFWLSSIKVIAIIAMIILGIVIIFCGWSESAVSSTVTVHNLWKNGGIFPNGWFGFLACFSVVVFAFGGIEIIGMAVMEVQNPHQTISKAINVTPVRILLFYVMTLAILMSLYPWNEIGLMDSPFVSIFENLGISYAANILNIVVVTAAISAMNSGMYGACRMIHGLSQEGYALKKFQYLTKNGIPIFVILMIFGIFLLGAVLNYFYHEKLFFLIAAMVTFATVFVWVMILLSQIFMRIKMPKEAQNGLKFPIPFWPIGSVFSILFMVFIFILLWYFDETRPVLIIGFSWIAWLVICFYALKLYNFKQKKLQ, encoded by the coding sequence ATGGCACGAAATGAACTGAAACGAGGTATGAGTAAGCGCCAAGTTATTTTTTTAGCTCTTGGCTCTGCTATTGGAACAGGTCTTTTTTATGGATCTGCACAGGCAATTAAGCTTGCGGGGCCAAGTGTTTTGATTGCATATTGTATTTCTGGTTTAGCTATTTTTATGGTTATGCGGGCTTTAGGAGAGATGATACTTCATAATCCATTGCCTGGTTCTTTTGCACGTTATGCGGCAAATTACATATCGCCATTAGCAGGTTTTTTAACGGGATGGACATATGTATTTGAAATGATTCTTGTTGGTTTGGCTGATATTACAGCTTTTGCGACTTATATGGGGTTTTGGTATCCTGATGTTGCTCCTTGGGTATGGGCATTTAGTATCACGTTAATTATCACGGGTATTAATTTAGCTGCCGTAGAAGTATATGGTGAACTAGAGTTTTGGCTGTCTTCTATTAAAGTTATTGCTATCATTGCGATGATTATTTTAGGAATAGTAATTATTTTTTGTGGTTGGAGTGAAAGCGCAGTTTCTTCTACTGTTACTGTTCATAATTTATGGAAGAATGGTGGTATTTTTCCTAATGGTTGGTTTGGTTTTTTAGCTTGCTTTAGTGTTGTTGTTTTTGCTTTTGGTGGTATAGAAATCATTGGGATGGCAGTCATGGAAGTTCAAAACCCTCATCAAACAATTTCAAAGGCAATTAATGTTACTCCAGTTCGTATTTTGCTTTTTTATGTCATGACGTTAGCTATTTTAATGTCACTTTATCCTTGGAATGAGATTGGTCTTATGGATAGCCCTTTTGTATCCATTTTTGAAAATCTGGGGATTTCATATGCGGCAAATATCTTAAATATTGTCGTTGTTACAGCCGCTATTTCTGCAATGAATAGTGGAATGTATGGTGCTTGTCGCATGATACATGGTTTATCGCAGGAAGGTTATGCTTTAAAGAAGTTTCAATATTTAACAAAAAATGGTATACCAATTTTTGTTATTTTGATGATCTTCGGTATTTTTCTTCTTGGTGCTGTCCTTAATTATTTTTACCATGAAAAGCTTTTTTTTCTTATTGCTGCAATGGTGACATTTGCGACAGTTTTTGTGTGGGTGATGATTCTACTTTCACAAATTTTTATGCGAATTAAGATGCCTAAAGAAGCACAGAATGGTTTAAAATTTCCAATTCCATTTTGGCCAATAGGATCGGTTTTTTCTATTTTATTTATGGTTTTTATTTTTATTCTCTTATGGTACTTTGATGAGACGCGACCGGTTTTAATTATAGGTTTTAGTTGGATTGCTTGGCTTGTTATTTGTTTCTATGCACTTAAACTTTATAATTTTAAGCAAAAGAAACTGCAATAA